Within Candidatus Limnocylindria bacterium, the genomic segment CGCGCCCGATCAGTCCGAGCTCGAGACGGTGAACAGCATGCTCACGCGGTCGCTCGTCGGCGACCGCACGCCGTTCTATTTCGTGGTGCAGCTCTCCACCGCGATCATCCTGCTGCTGGCCGCGAATACCGGGTTCAGCGGCTTTCCGCGCCTCGCCTCGGTGCTTGCCGACGACCGCTTCATGCCTCGCCAATTCGCCTTCCGTGGCGAGCGCCTCGCTTTTTCGTTCGGGATCATCGCGCTGGCGATCATGTCCGCCGCGGTCTTGGCCGCGTTCCATGGGAGCGTGACCGAACTCGTTCCGCTCTACACGATCGGCGTGTTCGCCGCGTTCACGCTCTCGCAGAGCGGTCTCGTGCGACGCTGGTGGCATCTTCGCAATCCCGGATGGCGCCTCAGCATGTTCATCAACAGCTTCGGCACGATCGTCACCGGCACGGTGCTCGCGGTGGTCGTGTACACGAAGTTCTTCTACGGTGCCTGGATGGTGCTCGTCGTCATGCCGATCCTGGTCGGCCTGCTCTACGCGATCAACCGCCATTACACGACCGTGCACGACTCGCTCACGCTGGACCGGCCTGATGAGCCCATCCCGACGCTGAAGCCGCCGGTCGTGATCATCCCCGTCGCGCGCCTCGATCGCGCGACGCTGCAGGCGGTCGCGTTCGCCCGCTCCATCTCGCCGACCGTACGCGCCGTGCACATCGCGACGACCACCGAGAGCGCGAAGGAGTTCGAGCGCCGTTGGAAACGCTGGACGACCGAGGTGCCGCTCGATGTGATCGAGTCGCCCTATCGCTCGCTATTACAACCGCTGCTCCGCTACATCGACGCCATCGACAAGCGCGACGACCGTCCGATCACCGTGGTGCTTGCGGAGTTCGTGCCGCGCAACTGGTGGGAATGGATACTTCACAGCCAGACGGCGCTTCGCCTCAAGCTCTCGCTGCTCTTCCGTCCGAACACGATCGTCATCGACATTCCGTATCACACCGAAGATACCGGCCACGGCGTCACACCACGCGAGCCGAACGAACCATCGCGGTAGACTCCCGCGAGCAATGCAGTTGAAGCGCATCCTCGTGCCGCTCGCGGGCACGAGCGTGGACCCCGAGGTCATTCGCGTGGCGGTGGTCCTCGGGAAGCCCGCGAAGGCCGAGATCGTGGCGATCCATGTGATCGAGGTCAGGTGGAATCTTCCTCTCGACGCGATCCTGGAGCCTGAAAGCGAGCGCGGGGAGGGCGTCCTCGACGACGCCGTAAAGGTGGCGGAGCAAGCCGGCGCGCACATCGAGACAGAGCTCGTGCAGGCGCGGGAGGCGGCGGCCGCGATCATCGACACAGCGCGGGACAGAAAGACGGACCTCATCTTGCTCGGCATGCCGTTCCGCAAGCGTTTAGGCCGGGTGTACGTCGGCAAGACGGTCCAGGGCGTGTACGTAGGAGCGCACTGCGCAGTGCTCGCGTATCGTCAGGAAGAGACACGTTGAACATCGTCATCGTCGGATGCGGCCGGGTCGGCGCGTTCCTCGCGGGTCAGCTGGACAAGGCTGGTCACGCGGTCACGATCGTCGACCTCGAGCGTGGTTCGTTCGTCCACCTACCTCAGAACTTCGGCGGCACCACGCTGCTCGGCAACGGGACCGATCTCGAGGTCCTACGAACGGCCGGGGTCGACAAGGCGGATGCCGTCTTCACACTCACCCAGGGTGACAACCGGAACCTCATGGCGGCGCAGATCGCGCGCCAGATCTTCGGTGTGAAGCGGGTCATCGCCAAGGTGAACGATCCCATCCGTGCCGCGCTCTACCGAGAGCACGAGATCAGCACGGTCTCGCGCACGACGATCCTGGGCACGCTGCTCGAGGCGATGCTCATGGGCGATGCCGAGGTGGGGAAGGTGCTCATAGAGAAATCCAAGAAGGCGGAGACCGCGATGGCGGGGGAGCTCGGCTAGGTGTATTTCGTCATCGCAGGGGGCGGAGAGGTGGGCTTCCATCTCGCCAAGGCGCTCCTCGAGTCGTCCCACGAGGTCATGCTCCTCGAGAGCGACCGGCGGCGAGCGCAGGTCATCGAGGAGCAGCTCGGCTCGATCGTCCTCAACGCGCCGGCAGACGAGGGCCGATACCAACTGGAGGCCGGCTGCCAGCGCGCGGATGCCGTGATCGCCGTGACAGGCCAGGACGCCGTCAACCTCATCGTCTGCCAGCTCGCGAAGTGGAAGTGCAACGTCCCGCGCGTGATCGCTCGCGTGAACGACCCGAAGAACGAGATCGTGTTCAAGGCCCTCGGCATCGACGAGACGATCTCGTCGACGCGCGTGATCATGAACGTCATCGAGCAGGAGCTTCCGTCGGGCGGGTTCATGCCTCTGATGCCGCTCACTGGGTCGCATCTCGAGCTCATTGAGGCGGAGATCGCCGCAGGCACGCCTGCCGCGGGCAGGGCGATCGGCTCGCTCGGTCTGCCGGACGGCGCTGCCGTCGGCGGGATCGTGCGCAAGGGAAGCGTCGTGCACGCTGACGACGACACGAAGCTCCAGGTCGGTGACCGGATCGTCGTGCTGTCACCGACAAAGGACGAAGCCAGCGTGCGGAAGGCGCTTTTCGGCTAGGACTCGGCGGGGTCCCATCCGTCGCTGGCGACGTGGTACGGAATGTCGACGACGACCGTGTTCGGCCGGAAGAAGAGGCGCAGCTTGAGCCGGAGCGCGGTCTGGTTGTGGAGCACGTATTCCCAGAAGTGGCGCGGCACGAACTCCGCCAGCACGATCGTGATCGGGCGCTCCGGATCCTGCCGCGCTCGCGCATCGACGTAGGCGAGCAGTGGCGGGATGAGAGCCCGGTAGGGCGATTCGATGACGACCAGAGCGATGCCATCGTCGCGCGCGCGCCAGCGCTCCCGCATGCGCTCCGCAGCGCCTGCGTCATCGGCGACATGCACCGCCGTCACGTCGTTCGAGATCGAGCGCGCGAACGCGAGCGCGTGAAGTGCGGCGCGATCGAGCCTGGCTACCGGCACGATGACGTGCGGCACGGCCATGCGCGGGAGCGGCAGGTCGGGTCGCTCGAGCGTCAACAGATCGCCGACCGTCCGGTAATGGCGGGAGATCGCCCACATGAGCGCGATGAGGGCGGGGATGAGCACGGCGATCATCCACGCGCCGAGCGCGAACTTCGCCACTGCGACCTCGACGCTCACGATCGCGGTGGTCACCGCGCCGATGCCGTTGATCGTCGCCCGCAGCCGCCAGCGTGGCTCGGTCGCTCGTAGGCGCCACCAGTGCTTCACCATGCCGCTCTGACTGAGCGTGAAAGCGATGAAGACGCCGATCGTGTAGAGCGGGATGAGGTTCGTCACGCTGCCGGCGAATGCGACGATGAGCAGCGCGGCCACGAGCGACAAGAGCACGATGCCGCTCGAGAACGCCAGTCGGTCGCCGCGGAACTGAAAGACGCGCGGCAGGAAACGATCGCGCGCGAGGATGCTCGCGAGCCGCGGGAAGTCGGCGAATGCGGTGTTTGCGGCAAGCACCAGCAGCAGCGCGGTCGCGATCTGTACCAGGTAGTGGTAGGGCGTGCCGGTGCCCACGATCGTTCTCGTCAGCTGGCTCACCACGGTCTCCTGCTCGCTCGGGTCGGGCACGATCCCAAGCTGACCGGCGAGGAAGCTGATGCCGAGGAAGATCGAGCCGAAGCAGAGGCCCATGAGGATGAGCACGCGCTGGGCTCGTTTGGGCTCGGGAGGCGCGAAAGCGGGCACGCCGTTCGAGACGGCTTCCGTACCGGTCAATGCGACCGAGCCGGCGGCGAACGCGCGCAGGAGCAGGACGAGTCCGAGCGCCTCACCGGTCCCGGTCGGGATCCAGTCCGCCGGCGGCACGTAGCTCGGCAAGGCGCCGGTCGCGGCGAGGAAGAGGCCGTAGCCGAGTAGTCCGAACATCGCGCCGAGGTAGACGTACGTCGGCGCCGCGAAGATGGTCGCGCTCTCGCGAATGCCGCGAAGATTCCCGAGGCACAGCAGCGCAACGAACGCGACGCCGACGGTGACGCGTAGGTCGAAGAGCCCTGGAAAGATCGAGGTGAGGGCCGCCACGCCGGCAGCGATCGAGACCGCGACCGTGAGGACGTAATCGGTGAGGAGCGCACCGGCCGCGATGAGTCCCGACACCGGTCCGAGGTTGTCGCTCGCGACGATGTACGAGCCGCCCCCGTTCGGGTATGCGCGGATCGTCTGTTGGTAGCTGGTCACGACGATAGCGAGCACCACGACGATGCCGATCGTGATGGGCATCGTGAGGGCGAGCGCACCTGCGCCCGCGAGCAGGAGCACGCGCATGATCTCTTCGGTCGCGTACGCCGCGGATGAGATGTTGTCGGACGCGAAGACGGCAAGGCCCTTGAGCGTCCCGACGCGTTCCTCGATCTCCTGCTCGGAGCGGAGCCGTCGCCCGATGAGCAGCGTGCGCAGCGAACCGAGCGCGCGTCCCGCTCGGCCATGGCCCTCGAGCACGCGCTCCTCCGCGACGAGGTAGCCGGGTGCGCGATGCTTGAAGTCACCGTCCCGCGGCGTGACGATGCGTACGTACCGCGAACCTGGGAGGCGACCACGAACGACATGCCGCCGCACGAGGTCGGGTGAGCGTTGTGGGGAGGCTGCGGCCTCTTCGGTCGCAGGCTCCTCTGGTAATGCCATGCACCAAGGGTGCGGCGGTGTTGCTCAACGCAGGGTCATCGGAATCCGCCGCCCGCTCAAAGTTCGCTCAATACGTGCGTAGCTGGCGGGTCAGGCCTCCTCAGTGAGCAGCCGGTAGCCGATCCCTGGCTCGGTCGCGATGTAACGCGGTTTCTGTGGATCCCGCTCGAGCTTCTTGCGAAGACGCGCCACGTAGACGTGCAGGTAGTGATCTTCGTCACCGTATTCGGGTCCCCAGACCTCCTGCAGCAGCATCGAGTCGGTCACGACATGGTCCGCGTGCCGCACGAGCGCCGTAAGGAGCGCGTACTCCGTGGGCGTGAGATGGAGCTCTTCGCCGTCGACCGTCACGCGCCGGTGCTCGACGTCGACGATGAGTCCCCGTGCGCGGAAGACGGGCTCATCCGTCCCCGACCGGAGCGTGTGGCGCAAGGCGACCCGGATGCGCGCAAGCAGCTCCGCTACGCCGAACGGCTTTGTCAGATAGTCGTCCGCGCCGAGATCCAGCGCGCGCACCTTGTCGCGCTCCGCCCCGCGCGCCGATAGGACGATGATCGGCGCCCTACCTCGGCTGCGCAGCGTCCGGATGAGGTCGAGACCATCCAGGTCCGGTAGGCCGAGGTCGAGCAGGATCAAGTCCGGATGCGACTCGACGCGCTCGAGCGCCTCGCTGCCGGACTCGGCGACGTCGACCCGAAAGCCGCGGCTTCCGAGATTCGCGCGGACCGCGCGCACGATCGCGGGCTCGTCGTCCACGAGGAGGATGCGCGCGCCGGTCGGCGGACTCATCGTGTCGCCGGGTTCACGGTGTCGTCGCGGCGGTGCGCGGTCTCGCGGGCTGCTCGATCGGAAGCGTGAAACGGAATACCGCACCGCCCTGGGGGCGGTTGCGGACCGAGATCCTGCCGCCGTGCGCCTCGACAAGACCTCGCGCGACGGCGAGCCCCAGCCCGGTCCCGCGCGGCGCGCCGCCGGATGAGCCGCGAAAGAACGGTTCGAAGACACGATCGAGGGCCTCCTTCGGCACGCCCGGCCCATCGTCTGCCACTTCCACGATGGCTTCGCCACCTTCGACCGCCGCGCTGACCGTGATCGCCGTTCCCGGGCGCGTGTGCCGTGCCGCGTTCTCGATCAGGTTCGAGAGGACCTGGTCGATCTCGACGTAGTCGAGCGAGATCGGCGGGAGGTCTTCGGGCACCTGCACCTCGAGGTGATGTTTCTCGGTGAGTGGTCGCAGCCGTCCGACGACGTCATCGATGAGAGCCGCGAGGTCGTACCAGCTTCGTTCCGGGTGCAGCGTCCCGGATTCCATTCGCGAGAGGTCGAGCAGGTTGCTGACGATCCGGCTCAGCCGGCGCGCCTCGTGTTCGATGTCGGCGAGGAAGCTTTCGCGCTCGGCATCCGTCCAGCGGACGTCGGTCTGCCGGAGGCTTCCAGCCGACGCGACGATCGACGCGAGTGGCGTGCGAAGGTCGTGTGACACGGCGC encodes:
- a CDS encoding APC family permease — its product is MSDRGDNGRDDPPDAPSLEERATHSGTKIGDRRVRIVRPAASEFRRHSGHYVATPRVDAAQGKLGRAYQGVRRILFGARLTSEEEAGERLSKKTGLAIMASDNISSSAYATEEAMRVLAIAGGAALALTMPIAIAVCVVLAVVILSESRVIRAYPNGGGSYIVAKENHGVIPGLIAASALLIDYVLTVAVSSAAGVAAISSFVPAVHDHRVLWALGLIALLTLGNLRGIREAGVIFAAPTYVYITSLLGLIAYGVFRIVSGDVPDAVIPRDAFEPEGLELLTPLIVLRAFASGSVGLTGSEAIANGVPNFKSPESRNAVITLVCMGTIFGTLFLGLTYLATRIGIAPDQSELETVNSMLTRSLVGDRTPFYFVVQLSTAIILLLAANTGFSGFPRLASVLADDRFMPRQFAFRGERLAFSFGIIALAIMSAAVLAAFHGSVTELVPLYTIGVFAAFTLSQSGLVRRWWHLRNPGWRLSMFINSFGTIVTGTVLAVVVYTKFFYGAWMVLVVMPILVGLLYAINRHYTTVHDSLTLDRPDEPIPTLKPPVVIIPVARLDRATLQAVAFARSISPTVRAVHIATTTESAKEFERRWKRWTTEVPLDVIESPYRSLLQPLLRYIDAIDKRDDRPITVVLAEFVPRNWWEWILHSQTALRLKLSLLFRPNTIVIDIPYHTEDTGHGVTPREPNEPSR
- a CDS encoding universal stress protein is translated as MQLKRILVPLAGTSVDPEVIRVAVVLGKPAKAEIVAIHVIEVRWNLPLDAILEPESERGEGVLDDAVKVAEQAGAHIETELVQAREAAAAIIDTARDRKTDLILLGMPFRKRLGRVYVGKTVQGVYVGAHCAVLAYRQEETR
- a CDS encoding TrkA family potassium uptake protein → MNIVIVGCGRVGAFLAGQLDKAGHAVTIVDLERGSFVHLPQNFGGTTLLGNGTDLEVLRTAGVDKADAVFTLTQGDNRNLMAAQIARQIFGVKRVIAKVNDPIRAALYREHEISTVSRTTILGTLLEAMLMGDAEVGKVLIEKSKKAETAMAGELG
- a CDS encoding TrkA family potassium uptake protein, whose product is MYFVIAGGGEVGFHLAKALLESSHEVMLLESDRRRAQVIEEQLGSIVLNAPADEGRYQLEAGCQRADAVIAVTGQDAVNLIVCQLAKWKCNVPRVIARVNDPKNEIVFKALGIDETISSTRVIMNVIEQELPSGGFMPLMPLTGSHLELIEAEIAAGTPAAGRAIGSLGLPDGAAVGGIVRKGSVVHADDDTKLQVGDRIVVLSPTKDEASVRKALFG
- a CDS encoding APC family permease, producing MALPEEPATEEAAASPQRSPDLVRRHVVRGRLPGSRYVRIVTPRDGDFKHRAPGYLVAEERVLEGHGRAGRALGSLRTLLIGRRLRSEQEIEERVGTLKGLAVFASDNISSAAYATEEIMRVLLLAGAGALALTMPITIGIVVVLAIVVTSYQQTIRAYPNGGGSYIVASDNLGPVSGLIAAGALLTDYVLTVAVSIAAGVAALTSIFPGLFDLRVTVGVAFVALLCLGNLRGIRESATIFAAPTYVYLGAMFGLLGYGLFLAATGALPSYVPPADWIPTGTGEALGLVLLLRAFAAGSVALTGTEAVSNGVPAFAPPEPKRAQRVLILMGLCFGSIFLGISFLAGQLGIVPDPSEQETVVSQLTRTIVGTGTPYHYLVQIATALLLVLAANTAFADFPRLASILARDRFLPRVFQFRGDRLAFSSGIVLLSLVAALLIVAFAGSVTNLIPLYTIGVFIAFTLSQSGMVKHWWRLRATEPRWRLRATINGIGAVTTAIVSVEVAVAKFALGAWMIAVLIPALIALMWAISRHYRTVGDLLTLERPDLPLPRMAVPHVIVPVARLDRAALHALAFARSISNDVTAVHVADDAGAAERMRERWRARDDGIALVVIESPYRALIPPLLAYVDARARQDPERPITIVLAEFVPRHFWEYVLHNQTALRLKLRLFFRPNTVVVDIPYHVASDGWDPAES
- a CDS encoding response regulator transcription factor, with amino-acid sequence MSPPTGARILLVDDEPAIVRAVRANLGSRGFRVDVAESGSEALERVESHPDLILLDLGLPDLDGLDLIRTLRSRGRAPIIVLSARGAERDKVRALDLGADDYLTKPFGVAELLARIRVALRHTLRSGTDEPVFRARGLIVDVEHRRVTVDGEELHLTPTEYALLTALVRHADHVVTDSMLLQEVWGPEYGDEDHYLHVYVARLRKKLERDPQKPRYIATEPGIGYRLLTEEA